The following coding sequences lie in one Mucilaginibacter sp. KACC 22773 genomic window:
- a CDS encoding VOC family protein codes for MEIRQKITPFLWFDNNAEEAINFYIAVFEGSAVGDLARYGDAAPGKTGRLMTGTFTLAGQQFMALNGGPMFKFNEAISLFVDCKDQEEVDYFWEKLSEGGEKSRCGWLKDKFGLSWQIVPDTLTKVLYGADREGSARAMQAMMKMDKLIVKDLQDAYDGK; via the coding sequence ATGGAAATCAGACAAAAAATCACCCCGTTTTTATGGTTCGACAATAATGCCGAAGAAGCCATCAACTTTTATATCGCTGTGTTCGAAGGATCAGCCGTTGGCGACCTTGCCCGGTATGGCGATGCAGCGCCCGGCAAAACAGGCAGACTAATGACAGGCACCTTCACATTGGCGGGCCAGCAATTTATGGCGCTTAACGGCGGCCCCATGTTTAAATTTAATGAAGCTATATCGCTATTTGTTGATTGCAAAGACCAGGAAGAAGTAGATTACTTTTGGGAAAAGCTATCCGAAGGGGGCGAAAAATCACGTTGCGGATGGCTGAAAGATAAATTTGGTCTATCGTGGCAGATAGTACCCGATACCCTAACCAAAGTACTATATGGCGCCGACCGTGAAGGCTCGGCAAGAGCGATGCAAGCCATGATGAAAATGGATAAGCTTATAGTTAAGGATTTGCAGGATGCGTACGATGGTAAATAA
- a CDS encoding proline iminopeptidase-family hydrolase yields MITRFIKWIAPVVIAALFFACKQPPISQPGDVTLSSYFSDTTGGVKTGGVQIVTINTPKGKFNVWTKKLGNNPKIKLLLLNGGPGATHEYFECMESFLPAEGIELIYYDQLGCGNSDNPKDTSMWSLPRYVEEVEQVRQALKLDSSNFYLLGHSWGGILAMEYAQKYQRNLKGLIISNMMMSVPAYGKYADEVLAKQLDPKILARIRAIEAKGDFENPEYMALLMPNFYVKHICRIPLDQWPEPVNRSFAKMNQSLYVTMQGPSEFGVAGKLVKWDRMADLPKIDVPTLSIGGQYDTMDPKHMEKVSQLVQNGSYLYCPNGSHMSMYDDQQTYMTGLIKFIKGVDAGEKKIKL; encoded by the coding sequence ATGATAACACGATTCATAAAATGGATAGCGCCGGTAGTTATCGCAGCGCTTTTTTTTGCCTGTAAGCAACCCCCAATTTCGCAGCCGGGCGATGTTACTTTAAGCAGCTATTTTAGCGATACCACCGGTGGTGTTAAAACAGGTGGCGTTCAAATAGTAACTATCAATACGCCCAAAGGCAAGTTCAACGTTTGGACAAAAAAACTGGGTAATAACCCTAAAATTAAGTTACTGCTGCTTAACGGCGGCCCTGGCGCCACACACGAATACTTTGAGTGTATGGAGAGCTTTTTGCCGGCCGAAGGCATTGAATTGATTTATTATGATCAGCTCGGTTGCGGCAATTCCGACAATCCTAAAGATACCTCCATGTGGAGCCTGCCCCGTTATGTTGAGGAGGTAGAACAGGTACGCCAGGCCTTAAAGCTGGATAGCAGCAATTTTTACCTGCTTGGCCATTCGTGGGGCGGTATCCTGGCTATGGAGTATGCGCAAAAGTACCAGCGTAATTTAAAAGGCCTTATCATTTCAAATATGATGATGAGCGTACCTGCTTATGGAAAGTATGCCGATGAAGTGTTGGCAAAGCAACTTGATCCTAAAATTTTGGCGCGCATAAGGGCTATTGAAGCTAAGGGTGACTTTGAAAACCCGGAATACATGGCTTTGTTGATGCCGAATTTTTATGTTAAACATATTTGCCGTATCCCGCTTGACCAATGGCCCGAGCCGGTTAACCGTTCATTTGCCAAAATGAACCAGTCCTTATATGTAACTATGCAAGGCCCAAGCGAATTTGGTGTTGCCGGTAAGCTGGTTAAATGGGATAGGATGGCCGATTTGCCCAAAATAGATGTACCAACGCTAAGCATAGGCGGTCAATATGATACTATGGACCCGAAGCACATGGAAAAAGTATCTCAGCTGGTGCAAAACGGCAGTTATTTATATTGCCCCAACGGCAGCCATATGAGCATGTATGATGACCAGCAAACTTACATGACCGGCCTTATTAAATTTATAAAAGGAGTGGATGCAGGCGAAAAGAAGATAAAACTATAA